In Pleurocapsa sp. PCC 7319, the following are encoded in one genomic region:
- a CDS encoding CHAT domain-containing protein, giving the protein MGKIFKFIAISLLGLSLTLAISVYIPVVSVAQSSQTINLVQKGINLFEGEQFDQAVNIWNTALDQEQEQLSRAFILSNLSLAYQNLGRWSEADNSIAKSLEILENLALKTQTYTEILAKSLNSKAHLLWLKGDFEQAIATWNMAADNYLEAGNQSQAINCELNQTKALQTLGLSSKAQEIATTIYQDLASIPSPEIKIRGLQHLGNVLRDVGNLPQSEQVLRESLDIAVNSDTLLELGNTERALSDSYLETNQPQLAEQYAQAAIAHYQEAFNEGKGNNFQAGLNQLSLAIAMGKWSQISPLLAQLRQSLDGLATSRAGIYARLNFARSLSCLKEITEQQNLTCVSKARRQELNQIIPSQKQPDIAMPDWEQIAQEIQRTIQQALDSKLKSYAIGELGKLYESQQKWQLAQKYTQQALLTLEGIQAPEIRYRWEWQLGRILKQQGHIEGAIDAYSIAINTLKSVRSDLLTVNSEVRFSFRDYTEPIYREFVTLLLQDNQSERVNQENLEQAIQSIDALQLAEVENFLNCDLDASLQLNLQPKSIDEINPNTAFIYPVILEDRLAVIFKQPGQSLEYKINPVDQETVAQTLQKLKIAVIRGYGSQVLSHSQVLYSWLIEPWEQYLEDSQQISTVVFILDGELRNIPMGVLYDAKKQEYLIEKHYALGLLPSFQVLDLQKTPSSELEVLGAGISEELQVEGKSFNRLEITKELAKIQNTISSSILLNAEFTQTNIQKNLDTEDYSIVHLATHGNFSSNPEETYILIYDSDMPRGSLLKARDLDVLLRHKGQKTPIELLVLSACETAEGDKRAALGLAGLAVRAGARSTLATLWQVSDQSTVKFMTKFYQELSVPGTSKAISLHRAQQALLKEPNFQAPYYWSPYVLVGNWL; this is encoded by the coding sequence ATGGGTAAGATTTTCAAATTTATTGCAATCTCCTTACTAGGATTGAGCTTGACTCTAGCTATCTCAGTTTATATTCCTGTGGTATCAGTTGCTCAATCTTCCCAGACGATAAATTTAGTACAAAAGGGTATTAATCTATTTGAAGGTGAGCAGTTTGATCAAGCAGTCAATATCTGGAACACTGCTCTCGATCAGGAACAAGAGCAATTAAGTCGAGCTTTTATTTTGAGTAATCTTTCCCTTGCATATCAAAACTTGGGGCGATGGTCAGAGGCTGATAATTCCATTGCTAAGAGTCTAGAGATACTGGAAAACTTAGCTCTAAAAACTCAAACTTACACCGAGATTTTAGCCAAATCCCTCAACAGTAAAGCCCATCTCCTCTGGTTAAAAGGTGATTTTGAACAGGCGATCGCCACTTGGAATATGGCTGCTGATAATTATTTAGAAGCAGGTAATCAATCCCAGGCAATCAATTGTGAATTAAACCAGACCAAAGCTCTACAAACATTAGGATTGAGCAGTAAAGCCCAAGAAATAGCAACCACTATCTATCAGGATTTAGCTAGTATCCCTAGTCCTGAGATTAAAATAAGGGGTTTACAACATCTGGGCAATGTTCTGCGGGATGTGGGCAATTTGCCTCAATCAGAGCAAGTCTTACGGGAAAGTTTAGATATTGCGGTAAATTCTGATACTTTGTTGGAGTTAGGCAACACAGAAAGAGCGTTAAGTGATAGTTATTTAGAAACTAATCAACCACAGTTAGCAGAGCAATATGCTCAAGCTGCGATCGCCCATTATCAAGAGGCTTTTAATGAAGGAAAAGGAAATAATTTTCAAGCTGGACTAAATCAACTCAGTTTAGCGATCGCGATGGGAAAATGGTCACAGATTTCACCCCTCCTGGCTCAGCTTCGCCAGTCTCTTGATGGCTTGGCTACCAGTAGAGCAGGAATTTATGCTCGACTCAATTTTGCCCGTAGTTTGAGCTGTTTAAAAGAAATTACAGAACAGCAAAATCTTACCTGTGTTAGTAAAGCTCGTCGTCAAGAACTCAATCAAATTATTCCCTCTCAGAAACAACCTGACATCGCCATGCCAGACTGGGAACAGATTGCTCAGGAAATACAACGGACAATTCAACAAGCTTTAGACTCTAAACTTAAATCTTACGCGATCGGAGAGCTAGGTAAACTATATGAGTCGCAACAAAAATGGCAACTAGCGCAAAAATATACCCAACAAGCTTTACTAACTCTAGAAGGAATTCAAGCACCAGAAATTCGCTATCGGTGGGAATGGCAGCTAGGACGAATCTTAAAACAACAGGGTCATATAGAAGGAGCGATCGATGCTTACTCAATTGCCATTAATACTCTTAAATCAGTCCGTAGCGATCTATTAACTGTCAATTCGGAAGTACGATTTTCTTTTCGTGATTATACTGAACCAATTTACCGAGAGTTTGTGACTCTGCTCCTACAGGACAATCAATCAGAAAGAGTAAATCAAGAAAATCTTGAGCAAGCGATTCAAAGTATTGATGCTTTGCAACTAGCGGAAGTAGAGAATTTTCTCAATTGCGATCTTGATGCTAGTTTACAGCTCAATCTTCAACCTAAAAGTATCGATGAGATTAATCCTAATACTGCTTTTATCTATCCTGTTATTTTAGAAGACCGTTTAGCTGTAATTTTTAAACAGCCTGGTCAATCCTTGGAATATAAAATTAATCCTGTTGACCAAGAAACCGTTGCCCAAACTCTACAAAAACTAAAAATAGCAGTTATTAGAGGTTATGGGAGTCAAGTACTTTCTCATTCCCAAGTGCTCTACAGTTGGTTAATTGAACCTTGGGAGCAGTACTTAGAAGACAGCCAACAAATATCTACTGTAGTATTTATCCTAGATGGGGAACTTCGCAATATTCCCATGGGTGTTCTTTATGATGCTAAAAAACAAGAGTATTTAATTGAAAAACACTATGCTTTGGGTTTACTGCCCAGTTTTCAGGTTCTTGATCTTCAAAAAACTCCCTCCAGTGAATTAGAGGTTTTAGGTGCTGGAATTAGTGAGGAACTTCAGGTTGAGGGTAAGTCCTTCAATCGCTTAGAGATCACCAAAGAATTAGCTAAGATCCAGAACACTATATCTAGTTCGATCCTACTTAATGCCGAATTTACTCAAACTAATATTCAGAAAAATCTGGATACTGAAGATTATTCTATTGTGCATTTAGCCACCCATGGTAACTTTAGCTCTAATCCAGAAGAGACTTATATTCTGATTTACGATTCTGATATGCCTCGGGGTTCACTACTTAAAGCCAGAGATTTGGATGTTTTACTGCGCCACAAAGGTCAAAAAACACCAATTGAATTACTGGTTCTAAGTGCTTGTGAAACAGCCGAGGGAGACAAGCGAGCTGCTTTAGGATTAGCAGGACTTGCTGTTAGAGCTGGAGCCCGCAGTACTTTGGCAACTTTATGGCAAGTTAGCGACCAGTCTACAGTAAAGTTTATGACTAAGTTTTATCAGGAATTGAGCGTACCAGGAACGAGCAAAGCGATCTCTCTGCATCGTGCTCAACAAGCCCTGCTAAAAGAACCTAACTTTCAAGCTCCATATTATTGGTCGCCCTATGTACTGGTAGGAAATTGGCTTTAA
- a CDS encoding IS110 family transposase: protein MSEQQWVGIDVCQQYLDVYVRPLGNLFQVTNNEVGISKLVQTLKNIEPKLIVLEATGGMEIDAVIKLTEAKLSVAVINPRQARDFAKATGTLAKTDAIDAQLLAHFADAIRPQVRPISDESSRQLEDLVTRRRQISDMITAEKNRRRGKTNSIQADIDEHIEWLEKRLKEIESQIKSAIAINEDWQQKMKLLTSVPGVGEVVAVTLISSLPELGTISHKSISYLVGVAPLNRDSGKFRGKRKIWGGRATIRCVLYMATLVAVRFNPAIKAFYERLLKKGKLKKVALTACMHKLLILLNAMMRNNQTWRQEVSP from the coding sequence ATGAGTGAACAACAGTGGGTAGGAATAGATGTCTGTCAACAATATCTTGATGTCTACGTACGTCCATTAGGAAACCTATTTCAAGTAACAAATAATGAGGTAGGAATTAGTAAGCTAGTTCAAACTTTAAAAAACATCGAACCAAAATTAATTGTTTTGGAAGCAACGGGAGGTATGGAAATTGATGCCGTAATCAAGTTAACTGAGGCAAAACTTTCTGTAGCAGTAATCAATCCTCGTCAAGCCAGAGATTTTGCCAAAGCGACGGGAACACTAGCCAAAACCGATGCTATTGATGCTCAATTGTTGGCGCATTTTGCCGATGCGATACGTCCTCAAGTGAGACCAATAAGTGATGAATCTTCGCGCCAACTAGAAGATCTAGTAACTCGTCGCCGTCAAATTAGTGACATGATTACCGCCGAAAAAAATCGTCGTCGAGGTAAAACTAATTCAATTCAAGCCGATATTGACGAACACATTGAATGGCTCGAAAAGCGACTCAAAGAAATTGAATCCCAAATCAAATCAGCAATTGCGATTAATGAAGACTGGCAGCAAAAGATGAAATTGTTGACTAGTGTGCCTGGAGTCGGTGAAGTAGTAGCTGTGACTTTGATCTCATCTTTACCAGAATTAGGTACAATCTCGCATAAATCAATTTCCTACTTAGTTGGTGTAGCACCCCTAAACAGAGACAGTGGAAAGTTTCGAGGCAAGAGAAAAATTTGGGGTGGACGAGCTACAATTCGTTGTGTCTTGTATATGGCGACTCTAGTGGCTGTTCGTTTTAATCCTGCTATCAAAGCTTTCTATGAGCGTTTGCTCAAAAAAGGGAAACTCAAAAAAGTTGCTTTGACTGCTTGTATGCACAAGCTTTTAATTTTGCTCAATGCCATGATGAGAAATAATCAAACCTGGCGACAAGAAGTTAGTCCGTAA